One genomic window of Pseudoxanthomonas sp. includes the following:
- a CDS encoding rhomboid family intramembrane serine protease, which yields MDAHHPDDPRFDATAQARADRRRLLRAFNLSLGFIVLMVLAYSAQGSFDWRPFAIAPHTAQGLVGILTAPLLHGSVEHITSNAIALLMLGTLAGSVYPQATLRSLPLLWIGSGIGAWWLGDAGTRHLGASGLGHGLMFLVIGLGVLRRDRAAIATGFIAFLFYGGMLLTVLPREPGVSWQAHLGGAVAGLIAAWWFRRSDPPLPRKRYSWELEEEQALVDEADTLEPPSPREVPVLWERPAPPHGVVLPFPTPTAPRHTPDDKPQRPD from the coding sequence ATGGACGCCCATCACCCCGACGACCCGCGATTCGATGCCACCGCGCAGGCGCGTGCCGACCGGCGGCGCCTGCTGCGGGCGTTCAACCTGTCGCTGGGCTTCATCGTGTTGATGGTGCTGGCGTATTCGGCCCAGGGCAGTTTCGACTGGCGGCCGTTCGCGATTGCACCGCACACGGCGCAGGGCCTGGTCGGCATCCTGACCGCGCCGCTGCTGCATGGTTCAGTCGAACACATCACCTCCAACGCCATCGCGCTGCTGATGCTGGGCACGCTGGCCGGCAGCGTGTATCCGCAGGCCACGCTGCGCAGCCTGCCGCTGCTGTGGATCGGGTCGGGCATCGGCGCGTGGTGGCTGGGCGATGCGGGCACGCGCCACCTGGGTGCCAGCGGCCTCGGCCACGGGCTGATGTTCCTGGTGATCGGGCTGGGCGTGCTGCGCCGCGACCGGGCGGCCATCGCCACCGGCTTCATCGCCTTCCTGTTCTACGGCGGCATGCTGCTCACCGTGCTGCCGCGCGAACCAGGCGTGTCGTGGCAGGCGCACCTGGGTGGCGCGGTGGCCGGCCTGATCGCGGCCTGGTGGTTCCGCCGCAGCGATCCACCGTTGCCACGCAAGCGCTACAGCTGGGAACTGGAAGAAGAACAGGCGCTGGTCGACGAGGCCGACACGTTGGAACCGCCCTCGCCACGCGAGGTGCCGGTGCTGTGGGAGCGCCCCGCGCCACCGCATGGCGTGGTCCTGCCGTTCCCCACACCAACCGCACCCCGGCACACGCCGGATGACAAACCGCAGCGGCCGGACTGA
- a CDS encoding DUF4198 domain-containing protein has product MKPMSLLAAGALCAALIAPALAHTPYLLTSDFAPHAGQTVALDAAFAETFFLPEAAFDDSRFSVTGPDGQAQALVAQSMKTRTVAEFTLPEAAAGTYRLSTGLRLGALFRSWEIGGKRESSRDASVKIPAGAKVISDFQSRTLAETYLSVGAPDRAALASRGEGLEFVPVDHPDDLYVGEQFAFVVQYDGKPLAAQKVEITEAVWSSDRKPRVVELITDAQGQARFKLEQAGTWVALSRHRTPAPASAPVAEYSNSYTLTFRVLNP; this is encoded by the coding sequence ATGAAACCGATGTCGTTGCTTGCCGCCGGCGCCCTGTGCGCCGCGCTGATCGCGCCTGCCCTCGCGCACACGCCCTACCTGTTGACCAGCGACTTCGCACCGCATGCGGGGCAGACCGTGGCGCTGGATGCGGCGTTTGCCGAAACCTTCTTCCTCCCCGAGGCGGCCTTCGACGACAGCCGCTTCAGCGTGACCGGCCCCGACGGCCAGGCCCAGGCGCTGGTTGCGCAGTCCATGAAGACCCGCACCGTCGCCGAATTCACCCTGCCCGAAGCGGCCGCCGGCACCTACCGGCTTAGCACCGGCCTGCGCCTGGGCGCACTGTTCCGCAGCTGGGAAATCGGCGGCAAGCGCGAGAGCTCGCGCGATGCGTCGGTGAAGATCCCGGCCGGGGCCAAGGTCATTTCCGACTTCCAGTCGCGCACCTTGGCCGAGACCTATCTCAGCGTCGGCGCGCCCGACCGCGCTGCCCTGGCCTCGCGCGGCGAAGGCCTTGAATTCGTGCCGGTCGACCACCCGGACGATCTGTATGTCGGCGAGCAGTTCGCCTTCGTCGTCCAGTACGACGGCAAGCCGCTAGCCGCGCAGAAGGTGGAGATCACCGAGGCGGTCTGGAGCTCGGACCGCAAGCCGCGGGTGGTCGAGCTGATCACCGATGCCCAGGGCCAAGCCCGCTTCAAGCTGGAACAGGCCGGCACCTGGGTCGCGCTGAGCCGCCATCGCACGCCGGCACCGGCGTCGGCGCCGGTGGCCGAGTACAGCAACAGCTACACGCTGACCTTCCGCGTCCTCAACCCGTAA
- a CDS encoding ribonucleotide-diphosphate reductase subunit beta, producing MSAQPRQMLLDPGFELTLRPMRYPQFYDMYRDAIKNSWTVDEINFQIDITDLHDKMTPADRHLIHRLVAFFATGDSIVSNNLVLNLYQHINAPEARMYLSRQLYEEALHVQFYLTLLDNYLPDPAERIKAFAAVENIPSIKKKAEFCFKWMDTIQDLSRLETRAHRRQFLLNQICFAACIEGLFFFAAFAYVYYFRSRGLLPGLASGTNWVFRDESCHMNFAFEGVRVVREEEPDLFDDEMKQQVYAMLEEAIECELQFAEDVLSGGVAGISTRDMRQYLQHCADNHFAKLGMERKYNVRNPLPFMELQDVQELTNFFERRVSSYQVGVQGEVGFDHAF from the coding sequence ATGTCCGCCCAACCCCGCCAGATGCTGCTCGATCCCGGTTTTGAACTGACCCTGCGCCCGATGCGCTATCCGCAGTTCTATGACATGTATCGCGACGCGATCAAGAACAGCTGGACGGTGGACGAGATCAACTTCCAGATCGACATCACCGACCTGCACGACAAGATGACCCCGGCCGATCGCCACCTGATCCACCGGCTGGTCGCCTTCTTCGCCACCGGCGATTCGATCGTGTCCAACAACCTGGTGCTGAACCTGTACCAGCACATCAATGCGCCCGAAGCGCGCATGTACCTGTCGCGCCAGCTGTACGAAGAAGCGCTGCACGTGCAGTTCTACCTGACCCTGCTGGACAACTACCTGCCGGACCCGGCCGAGCGCATCAAGGCGTTCGCCGCGGTGGAGAACATCCCGTCGATCAAGAAGAAGGCCGAGTTCTGCTTCAAGTGGATGGACACCATCCAGGACCTCAGCCGCCTGGAAACGCGCGCGCACCGCCGCCAGTTCCTGCTCAACCAGATCTGCTTTGCCGCGTGCATCGAAGGCCTGTTCTTCTTCGCGGCCTTCGCCTACGTGTATTACTTCCGTTCGCGCGGCCTGCTGCCGGGCCTGGCCTCGGGCACCAACTGGGTGTTCCGCGACGAGAGCTGCCACATGAACTTCGCCTTCGAAGGCGTGCGCGTGGTGCGCGAGGAAGAGCCGGACCTGTTCGACGATGAGATGAAGCAGCAGGTCTACGCGATGCTGGAAGAGGCGATCGAATGCGAGCTGCAGTTCGCCGAGGACGTGCTGTCCGGCGGCGTGGCCGGCATCTCCACCCGCGACATGCGCCAGTACCTGCAGCACTGCGCGGACAACCACTTCGCCAAGCTGGGCATGGAGCGCAAGTACAACGTGCGCAATCCGTTGCCCTTCATGGAGCTGCAGGACGTGCAGGAGCTGACCAACTTCTTCGAGCGCCGGGTGTCGTCCTACCAGGTCGGCGTGCAGGGTGAAGTCGGGTTCGACCACGCGTTCTGA
- a CDS encoding EF-hand domain-containing protein yields the protein MKTGVLAGACLCTLLFPLAAAAQAPAASARPLIGGHGNNVEAFIAEFDDNGDGRVTWAEFEAFRRVRFDASDSNHDGTVDEAEYVAEFEARKAQELERERAAQLEQTRTRFAALDADKDGRISRAEFDATAEKTWQGGQRALADKGKAKSAYKPGEAKTGEAARRFDNAGNDRLGMPSSHTAEGFLVLYDGNGDGQVTRAEFDQARNAQFTRTDRDGDGALSQDEYLAEFEDRLDRRIATLNQGEDRQVHVRFGVLDTDKDGKMTFAEYQASGKRLFDTADRNHDGVVDAADARLPAPRRQP from the coding sequence ATGAAAACCGGTGTCCTCGCTGGCGCGTGCCTGTGCACGCTGCTGTTCCCCCTCGCTGCCGCCGCGCAGGCGCCTGCCGCATCAGCGCGTCCGCTGATCGGAGGCCACGGCAACAACGTCGAGGCCTTCATCGCCGAGTTCGACGACAACGGCGATGGCCGCGTGACCTGGGCCGAGTTCGAGGCCTTCCGCCGGGTGCGTTTCGATGCGAGCGACAGCAATCACGATGGCACCGTCGACGAGGCCGAATACGTTGCCGAGTTCGAGGCGCGCAAAGCGCAAGAACTGGAACGTGAGCGCGCCGCGCAACTCGAGCAAACCCGCACGCGCTTTGCCGCGCTGGATGCGGATAAGGACGGCAGGATTTCGCGCGCCGAGTTCGATGCCACAGCCGAAAAGACCTGGCAGGGCGGCCAGCGCGCGCTCGCCGACAAGGGCAAGGCCAAGTCGGCCTACAAGCCGGGCGAAGCCAAGACCGGCGAAGCCGCGCGACGTTTCGACAATGCCGGCAACGACCGCCTGGGCATGCCGAGCAGCCACACCGCAGAAGGATTCCTTGTGCTCTACGACGGCAATGGCGATGGCCAGGTGACACGCGCCGAGTTCGACCAGGCCCGCAACGCGCAGTTCACCCGCACCGACCGCGATGGCGATGGCGCACTGAGCCAGGACGAGTACCTGGCCGAGTTCGAAGACCGACTGGATCGCCGCATCGCCACCTTGAACCAGGGCGAGGATCGCCAGGTGCACGTGCGCTTCGGCGTGCTCGATACCGACAAGGACGGCAAGATGACGTTTGCCGAGTACCAGGCTTCGGGTAAGCGCCTGTTCGACACTGCCGATCGCAACCACGATGGCGTTGTCGATGCAGCCGATGCCAGGTTGCCGGCGCCCAGGCGCCAGCCCTAA
- a CDS encoding FMN-binding glutamate synthase family protein translates to MSRYLGWMAALLILLLSVMLAMHWPGWWWVAAVAAAPSVLGLVDVLQRTSALRRNYPVLAHFRYGLESIGPEIRQYFVQSDLEDAPFSRQQRQLVYRRAKNVMDVVPFGTLRSTYANDYEWINHSLATTDIHDHDFRVAIGAGRAKPYSSSVFNISAMSFGALSANAIRALNEGARRGNFSHDTGEGSISPYHREKGGDLVWEIGSGYFGCRGDDGKFDAERFTANATLEQVRMIEIKLSQGAKPGHGGVLPAAKVSAEIAATRGVPMGLDCVSPSRHSAFSTPLELLQFVSRLRELSGGKPVGFKLAIGHPWEWFGIAKAMHESGLLPDFIVVDGAEGGTGAAPVEFVDHMGVPMNEALMLVHNTLVGLSLREQVKLGAAGKITSAFDIARTIAMGADWCNAGRGFMFSLGCIQSLSCHSDRCPTGIATQDPKRWRHLDVTDKATRVHLYHTNTLRALGELLSAAGLDDPSQLGPEHIVRRISPVEIRSLATLYRFVEPAALLNGNIPEHAVFQQFWAEARADTFQPPARIRALRQSKSR, encoded by the coding sequence ATGAGCCGTTACCTGGGCTGGATGGCCGCCCTGCTGATCCTGCTGCTCAGCGTGATGCTGGCGATGCATTGGCCGGGCTGGTGGTGGGTGGCTGCCGTCGCGGCTGCGCCCAGCGTGCTGGGACTGGTCGACGTGCTGCAGCGGACCAGCGCATTGCGTCGCAACTACCCGGTGCTGGCGCACTTCCGTTACGGACTGGAATCGATCGGCCCGGAGATCCGCCAGTACTTCGTGCAGAGCGACCTGGAGGACGCACCGTTCTCGCGCCAGCAGCGCCAGCTGGTCTACCGCCGGGCCAAGAACGTGATGGACGTGGTGCCCTTCGGCACGCTGCGCAGCACCTACGCGAACGACTACGAATGGATCAACCATTCGCTGGCCACCACCGACATCCATGACCACGATTTTCGCGTGGCCATCGGCGCCGGTCGGGCCAAGCCCTATTCGTCCAGCGTGTTCAACATCTCGGCGATGAGCTTTGGCGCCCTGTCTGCCAACGCGATCCGCGCGCTCAACGAGGGCGCGCGACGCGGCAACTTCTCCCACGACACCGGCGAAGGTTCGATCTCGCCCTACCACCGCGAGAAGGGTGGCGACCTGGTGTGGGAAATCGGTTCGGGTTACTTCGGCTGCCGGGGGGATGACGGGAAGTTCGACGCCGAACGCTTCACCGCCAACGCCACGCTTGAACAAGTGCGGATGATCGAGATCAAGCTGTCCCAGGGCGCCAAGCCGGGCCACGGCGGAGTGCTGCCAGCGGCCAAGGTCAGTGCCGAGATCGCCGCCACGCGCGGGGTTCCGATGGGCCTGGATTGCGTGTCACCGTCGCGTCACTCCGCGTTTTCCACGCCATTGGAGCTGCTGCAGTTCGTCTCACGCCTGCGCGAGCTGTCCGGCGGCAAGCCGGTCGGGTTCAAGCTGGCCATCGGCCATCCGTGGGAATGGTTCGGCATCGCCAAGGCCATGCACGAGAGCGGGCTGCTACCGGATTTCATCGTGGTCGATGGGGCCGAAGGTGGCACCGGCGCGGCGCCGGTCGAGTTCGTCGATCACATGGGCGTGCCGATGAACGAGGCGCTGATGCTGGTCCACAACACCCTGGTCGGGCTGTCGCTGCGCGAGCAGGTCAAGCTGGGCGCGGCCGGCAAGATCACCAGTGCGTTCGATATCGCCCGCACCATCGCGATGGGCGCGGACTGGTGCAATGCCGGGCGCGGCTTCATGTTCTCGCTGGGCTGCATCCAGTCGCTGAGTTGCCACAGCGACCGCTGCCCGACCGGCATCGCCACCCAGGACCCCAAACGCTGGCGGCACCTGGACGTGACCGACAAGGCCACGCGCGTGCACCTGTATCACACCAACACCTTGCGGGCGCTGGGCGAGCTGTTGAGCGCGGCCGGCCTGGATGATCCTTCGCAACTGGGTCCAGAGCACATCGTGCGCCGGATCTCGCCGGTGGAGATCCGTTCGCTGGCCACGCTCTACCGCTTCGTCGAACCCGCCGCGCTGCTCAACGGCAACATCCCGGAACACGCGGTGTTCCAGCAGTTCTGGGCCGAGGCGCGCGCCGACACCTTCCAGCCACCAGCGCGCATCCGTGCGCTTCGCCAGAGCAAGTCGCGCTAA
- a CDS encoding acyl-CoA thioesterase, whose amino-acid sequence MSEVPTTEARPIEARLLHMVFPDHTNHLGTLFGGQALAWMDMAAFIVASRYARTTVVTARSEQVDFNQPIHKGDLVEVIATIVKVGRSSMNVDVEVVTEDLLSGERKLCTRGRFVMIALDPLGRPTAAPALPVNA is encoded by the coding sequence ATGTCCGAAGTTCCCACCACCGAGGCCCGGCCGATCGAGGCCCGCCTGCTGCACATGGTCTTCCCCGACCACACCAACCACCTGGGCACGCTGTTCGGCGGCCAGGCGCTGGCGTGGATGGACATGGCGGCCTTCATCGTCGCCTCGCGCTATGCGCGCACCACCGTGGTCACGGCGCGTTCGGAACAGGTCGACTTCAACCAGCCGATCCACAAGGGTGATCTGGTCGAAGTGATCGCCACCATCGTCAAGGTCGGCCGCAGCTCGATGAACGTCGATGTGGAAGTGGTCACCGAGGACCTGCTCAGCGGCGAACGCAAGCTGTGCACGCGCGGGCGTTTCGTGATGATCGCGCTGGACCCGCTGGGCCGGCCGACCGCTGCGCCGGCGCTGCCGGTGAATGCTTAG
- a CDS encoding TerC family protein translates to MQTIANPWLWGGFVVVVIAALLADLVLMRHGGPHKVTFKEAVWWSLGWVALALAFNGGLWFYLRETMDIASANRIGLEFLTGYLVEKSLAVDNIFVFLMVMTYFAVPEEQRQRVLVIGVLGAIFLRAIMIFAGAALLTQFHWLLYVFGAFLLFTGIKMWFSAGSEPDLETNPALKFMRRHLRLTDGYVGNDLSVKRDGKRWFTPMFMVLILIAVTDVIFAVDSIPAIFAITTDPFIVLTSNVFAVLGLRAMFFLLAGMADRFHLLPYGLAVILVYIGTKMLVIDFIKIPVLVSLFVVFGILAITVWLSLVRPPKPEMQG, encoded by the coding sequence ATGCAGACAATTGCCAACCCCTGGTTGTGGGGTGGATTCGTGGTGGTGGTGATCGCCGCCCTGTTGGCCGACCTGGTGCTGATGCGCCACGGTGGCCCGCACAAGGTCACCTTCAAGGAAGCGGTGTGGTGGTCGCTGGGCTGGGTGGCGCTGGCGCTGGCCTTCAACGGCGGCCTGTGGTTCTACCTGCGCGAGACGATGGACATCGCCAGCGCCAACCGGATCGGCCTGGAGTTCCTGACCGGCTACCTGGTCGAGAAGTCGCTCGCGGTCGACAACATCTTCGTGTTCCTGATGGTGATGACCTATTTCGCCGTGCCCGAAGAACAGCGCCAGCGCGTGCTGGTGATCGGCGTGCTGGGCGCGATCTTCCTGCGCGCCATCATGATCTTCGCCGGCGCCGCGCTGCTGACCCAGTTCCACTGGCTGTTGTACGTGTTCGGCGCGTTCCTGCTGTTCACCGGCATCAAGATGTGGTTCTCGGCCGGTTCCGAACCGGATCTTGAAACCAACCCGGCGCTGAAATTCATGCGCAGGCACCTGCGCCTGACCGATGGCTACGTGGGCAACGACCTGTCGGTCAAGCGCGACGGCAAGCGCTGGTTCACGCCGATGTTCATGGTGCTGATCCTGATCGCGGTGACCGACGTGATCTTCGCGGTCGATTCGATCCCTGCGATCTTCGCCATCACCACCGACCCGTTCATCGTGCTGACCTCGAACGTGTTCGCGGTGCTGGGCCTGCGCGCGATGTTCTTCCTGCTGGCCGGCATGGCCGACCGCTTCCACCTGCTGCCGTACGGGCTGGCGGTGATCCTGGTCTACATCGGCACCAAGATGCTGGTGATCGACTTCATCAAGATCCCGGTGCTGGTGTCGCTGTTCGTGGTGTTCGGCATCCTAGCCATCACCGTGTGGTTGAGCCTGGTCCGCCCGCCCAAACCTGAAATGCAGGGCTGA
- a CDS encoding DUF2271 domain-containing protein has product MPRLALALGLTVAGMHARAAEMVQFQREDVLGTSFELRVDAAPEVAGAALLATLAEVARLDAVLSTWRDDSELARFNAGTGPQAVSSDLRAVLSLCEQWRARTEGLFSCRLGSLAARWRQAVDSGALPPRAELRALASALAQADFGVPQTGPLTRPEVMRFDVDGLAKGYILDHALAAARQAAPQATAIKLDIGGDAIYWQATNEATPWRVGVADARDPRDNGTPIAMLSLRRSAIAASGHATRGYQVGRRHYSHILDPLSGWPMQFAPSATVTADDAASADALATALSVMPIRDGLALADASPGVAALILSETGIPFVSRDWPALLADDAAQATTVRDDEALVLDYEIPRLQAARYHAPYLAIWITRPDGAAVRQLLVLGDRSHYLLELPQWWRRYGRDDLQAIQGIARPTRMPGAYSVSWDGRDDTGLRVPPGDYLVQVEAARQDGGHELLTLPFQLDGHKAVQVQRTGVSEIGAITLRGAAQP; this is encoded by the coding sequence GTGCCGCGCCTTGCGTTGGCGTTGGGATTGACCGTGGCCGGCATGCATGCGCGGGCGGCGGAGATGGTCCAGTTCCAGCGCGAGGACGTGCTGGGGACCTCTTTCGAGCTGCGCGTTGACGCCGCTCCAGAAGTCGCGGGGGCTGCGCTGCTGGCTACTCTGGCGGAGGTCGCGCGGCTGGATGCGGTGCTCAGTACCTGGCGCGACGACAGCGAGCTGGCGCGCTTCAATGCCGGCACCGGCCCGCAGGCGGTGTCATCCGACCTGCGCGCGGTGCTGTCGCTGTGCGAACAATGGCGCGCGCGGACCGAAGGCTTGTTCAGTTGCCGCCTCGGCAGCCTGGCCGCGCGCTGGCGCCAGGCGGTCGACAGCGGCGCCCTGCCGCCGCGTGCGGAACTGCGCGCACTGGCATCGGCGCTGGCGCAGGCCGATTTCGGCGTGCCGCAGACGGGTCCGCTGACCCGCCCAGAGGTGATGCGCTTCGACGTCGACGGCCTGGCCAAGGGCTACATCCTCGACCACGCGCTGGCGGCCGCGCGCCAGGCTGCGCCGCAGGCCACAGCGATCAAGCTCGACATCGGCGGCGATGCGATTTACTGGCAGGCAACGAACGAAGCCACGCCGTGGCGCGTCGGCGTGGCCGATGCGCGTGATCCACGCGATAACGGCACGCCGATCGCGATGTTGAGCCTACGACGCAGCGCGATCGCTGCCAGCGGCCATGCCACGCGCGGTTATCAGGTTGGCCGACGCCACTACAGCCACATCCTCGATCCGCTGTCCGGCTGGCCGATGCAGTTCGCGCCGTCGGCCACGGTCACCGCCGATGATGCCGCCAGCGCCGACGCGCTCGCGACCGCACTGTCAGTGATGCCGATCCGCGATGGCCTGGCGTTGGCGGATGCGTCGCCCGGCGTGGCGGCGTTGATCCTCAGCGAGACCGGCATCCCGTTCGTCTCGCGTGACTGGCCGGCGTTGCTGGCAGACGATGCCGCGCAGGCCACCACCGTGCGTGATGACGAAGCGCTGGTGCTGGATTACGAAATCCCGCGCTTGCAGGCGGCGCGCTATCACGCTCCCTACCTGGCGATCTGGATCACCCGGCCCGATGGCGCCGCCGTACGCCAGCTGCTGGTGCTGGGCGATCGGTCGCATTACCTGCTGGAGCTGCCGCAGTGGTGGCGCCGCTACGGCCGCGACGATCTGCAGGCGATCCAGGGCATCGCCCGGCCCACGCGGATGCCTGGTGCCTATTCGGTGAGCTGGGACGGGCGCGACGACACCGGCCTGCGCGTGCCGCCAGGCGATTACCTGGTGCAGGTCGAGGCCGCACGCCAGGACGGCGGGCATGAGCTGCTGACCCTGCCGTTCCAGCTTGATGGTCACAAAGCCGTGCAGGTCCAGCGCACGGGCGTGTCGGAAATCGGCGCGATCACCCTGCGCGGCGCCGCGCAACCCTAG
- a CDS encoding TonB-dependent hemoglobin/transferrin/lactoferrin family receptor: MKLQPTLLALAVAASLALPLAAHAADDAVAGAAVTDTDDTSTFDTIRVTETRKKSDNQNVTKLSSKDLQNQGAQSMEDAIRYVPGVEMVDLGRAGFNGFNIRGLEADRVSMTLDGLSFPQSMDPGSYQPYEFFRSGRGSVDLEAVKSVEIVKGADAITAGSGALSGAVMFTTKDPADFLKASGNDSFGSIKYGYTGSSDENMGTLTFANRTGKFESLLVYTKRDGHETESWYKTTIARLGADRRTPDPIDRESDNLLAKVNFLATDNQTFGVVYERARATNDVDNWTRSDGTGSYYERTAVDRNDRDRYGIKYTWKADNAWFDTLEATADHQKAYIQGQTNVLVASGTAATYGTSCSTVALCSRQENRFDTQKTDRVAVDLDKRFEAGGLRHTLVYGAAWQQSKIHWNSVDSRWGNTGVLYSQDTDASLWPDTKETDWTAYVRDKVQLLEDRFSLTGGLRYDSYKYTPETGATSGSESGYTDDANSVGVSKFSSPTWNLGAEFKFTDTQSVWTQFGRGFRAPSVNDMYGSSSTTEVTRVSDGATVSVPDGKSNPDLDAERSLNIELGWRYQSDRLRLGISAFRDKYSNFIDTAQYVADEDVQYSATSRGVTTITNGYTYTMPINRGEVIVKGVEAEGLWLLADSWLARLAYSYNEGKDADGEPLASIIPAKTVLGLSYNAPSGRWSATANITHQQQKDPSDYGTSITNSSYGVEVVPVYAYKAREYTLLDLFGTYNITSRLHLTGGIYNVFDKEYYLWNRVRTAGAGTTIFQGNTSAEGIGRWSQPGRNARFTISYNFL, from the coding sequence ATGAAGTTGCAACCCACCCTGCTCGCCCTGGCCGTCGCGGCCAGCCTGGCCCTGCCCTTGGCCGCACACGCGGCCGATGACGCAGTCGCCGGTGCGGCCGTCACCGACACCGACGACACCAGCACCTTCGACACGATCCGCGTTACCGAGACGCGCAAGAAATCCGACAACCAGAACGTCACCAAGCTCTCGTCCAAGGACCTGCAGAACCAGGGCGCGCAGAGCATGGAAGACGCGATCCGCTACGTCCCCGGCGTGGAGATGGTCGACCTGGGGCGCGCGGGCTTCAACGGCTTCAACATCCGTGGTCTGGAGGCCGACCGCGTGTCGATGACGCTCGACGGCCTGAGCTTCCCGCAGAGCATGGACCCGGGCAGCTACCAGCCGTATGAGTTCTTCCGTTCCGGTCGCGGCAGCGTGGATCTGGAAGCGGTCAAGAGCGTGGAGATCGTCAAGGGCGCCGACGCGATCACCGCCGGCAGCGGCGCGCTCAGCGGTGCGGTGATGTTCACCACCAAGGACCCGGCCGACTTCCTCAAGGCCAGCGGCAACGACAGCTTCGGCTCGATCAAGTACGGCTACACCGGCAGCAGCGACGAGAACATGGGCACGCTGACCTTCGCCAACCGCACCGGCAAGTTCGAGTCGCTGCTGGTGTACACCAAGCGCGATGGCCACGAGACCGAGTCCTGGTACAAGACCACCATCGCGCGCCTGGGCGCGGACCGCCGCACGCCAGATCCGATCGACCGCGAAAGCGACAACCTGCTGGCCAAAGTGAACTTCCTGGCCACCGACAACCAGACCTTCGGCGTGGTCTACGAGCGCGCGCGCGCCACCAACGATGTCGACAACTGGACCCGCAGCGACGGCACCGGCTCCTATTACGAGCGTACCGCCGTGGACCGCAACGACCGCGATCGCTACGGCATCAAGTACACCTGGAAGGCCGACAACGCCTGGTTCGACACCCTCGAAGCCACTGCCGACCACCAGAAGGCCTACATCCAGGGCCAGACCAACGTGCTGGTAGCCAGCGGTACTGCGGCCACCTACGGCACCAGCTGTTCGACCGTCGCGCTGTGCAGCCGCCAGGAGAACCGTTTCGACACCCAGAAGACCGACCGCGTCGCGGTGGATCTGGACAAGCGTTTCGAGGCTGGTGGCCTGCGCCATACGCTGGTCTACGGCGCGGCCTGGCAACAGAGCAAGATCCACTGGAACTCGGTCGACTCGCGCTGGGGCAACACCGGCGTGCTGTACAGCCAGGACACCGATGCCTCGCTGTGGCCGGACACCAAGGAAACCGACTGGACCGCGTACGTGCGCGACAAGGTGCAGCTGCTCGAAGATCGCTTCTCACTGACCGGCGGCCTGCGCTACGACAGCTATAAGTACACACCGGAAACGGGCGCCACGTCCGGCAGCGAATCGGGCTACACCGATGACGCCAACAGCGTCGGCGTATCCAAGTTCTCCTCGCCGACCTGGAACCTGGGCGCTGAGTTCAAGTTCACCGACACCCAGTCGGTGTGGACCCAGTTCGGCCGCGGCTTCCGCGCGCCCAGCGTCAACGACATGTACGGCAGCTCGTCTACGACCGAAGTCACGCGCGTGTCCGACGGCGCCACCGTGTCGGTGCCCGATGGCAAGAGCAACCCGGACCTGGACGCCGAGCGCAGCCTCAACATCGAGCTGGGCTGGCGTTACCAGAGCGACCGCCTGCGCCTGGGCATCTCGGCCTTCCGCGACAAGTACAGCAACTTCATTGACACCGCGCAGTACGTGGCGGACGAAGACGTGCAGTACAGCGCCACCAGCCGCGGTGTCACCACCATCACCAACGGCTACACCTACACCATGCCGATCAACCGCGGCGAAGTGATCGTCAAGGGCGTCGAAGCCGAAGGCCTGTGGCTGCTGGCCGACAGCTGGCTGGCCCGCCTGGCCTACTCCTACAACGAGGGCAAGGACGCTGACGGCGAGCCGCTGGCCAGCATCATCCCGGCCAAGACCGTGCTGGGCCTGAGCTACAACGCGCCCTCGGGCCGCTGGAGCGCCACGGCCAACATCACCCACCAGCAGCAGAAGGACCCGTCGGATTACGGCACCAGCATCACCAACTCCAGCTACGGTGTCGAAGTGGTGCCGGTATACGCCTACAAGGCCCGCGAATACACGCTGCTCGACCTGTTCGGCACCTACAACATCACCTCGCGCCTGCACCTGACCGGTGGCATCTACAACGTGTTCGACAAGGAGTACTACCTGTGGAACCGCGTGCGCACCGCGGGCGCCGGCACCACGATCTTCCAGGGCAACACCAGCGCAGAGGGCATCGGCCGCTGGTCGCAGCCGGGGCGCAACGCGCGCTTCACCATCAGCTACAACTTCCTGTGA